A window from Acidobacteriota bacterium encodes these proteins:
- a CDS encoding HU family DNA-binding protein: MNKADLVERIFAEQGPKVSKAQAGRALDSVISGITAALKRGERVTISGFGTFAASKRRARVGRNPQTGAPINIPARTVARFTPGKELRHDLEKT, from the coding sequence ATGAACAAGGCGGACCTGGTGGAGAGGATTTTCGCCGAGCAGGGGCCAAAGGTCTCCAAGGCTCAGGCGGGTCGGGCGCTGGATTCGGTCATCAGCGGTATCACGGCGGCTTTGAAGAGAGGCGAGCGGGTCACCATCTCGGGATTCGGGACGTTCGCGGCCTCCAAGCGCCGCGCGCGCGTCGGCCGGAACCCGCAGACGGGAGCCCCGATCAACATACCTGCGCGCACCGTGGCCCGCTTCACGCCGGGCAAGGAACTGCGCCACGATTTAGAGAAGACCTGA
- a CDS encoding efflux RND transporter periplasmic adaptor subunit, producing MSLKSALSATFRGSRRWYFLSALALIGAGWLWFGSGNGAETDNYLTATSDRGVIRNSVAATGTIQAVLTVQVGSQVSGRIATLSADFNSVVRKGQVLATIDPANFDAQLEQVRADLNNTRAGVGTAQAQVSTQQADLAAAKVAARDAGAALTRANELKSDGIVSTRDLEIAQATFDQATARVEQAQAQVQASLAALEQSKARVEQSRASVRLAEVNRVYTVITSPVDGVVISRSVDVGQTVAASLSAPVLFSIANDLTKMQVVANVDEADIGSITGDSRVGFTVDAFPGEMFSGALNQIRLNPQTQQNVVTYSVIIDFPNPELKLRPGMTANTTFTIAERADALRIPNSSLRFWPDDVPREKEREMLAKAAGEPAPPAAVPAAGAAEGAGGGGTWDGKRGAFRRGPPATTPADIQGGVIRFPAGRKSIPRSRIVWVLAAPGKAEPRVVRVGISDGSFTEVVDGQLKAGEPVVIGRNVGPESAQAQGRSPFGSAMGPMGPRGGRPGR from the coding sequence TTGAGCCTGAAATCCGCCCTGTCCGCCACGTTTCGCGGTTCCCGTCGCTGGTACTTCCTGAGCGCGCTCGCGCTGATCGGCGCGGGGTGGCTCTGGTTCGGCTCCGGAAACGGCGCGGAGACGGACAACTACCTCACGGCCACGTCGGACCGCGGCGTCATCCGGAACTCGGTGGCCGCGACCGGCACCATCCAGGCGGTCCTCACCGTCCAGGTCGGGAGCCAGGTCAGCGGGCGCATCGCGACCCTGAGCGCCGACTTCAACTCCGTCGTGAGGAAGGGGCAGGTCCTCGCGACGATCGACCCTGCGAATTTCGACGCGCAGCTCGAGCAGGTCCGCGCCGACCTCAACAACACGCGCGCCGGCGTCGGCACCGCCCAGGCGCAGGTCTCGACGCAGCAGGCCGACCTCGCGGCGGCGAAGGTCGCCGCCCGCGACGCCGGGGCGGCGCTCACGCGGGCCAACGAGCTGAAGTCCGACGGCATCGTCTCCACGCGCGATCTCGAGATCGCGCAGGCGACGTTCGATCAGGCCACGGCGCGCGTCGAGCAGGCGCAGGCCCAGGTGCAGGCGTCGCTCGCGGCGCTCGAGCAGTCGAAGGCCCGCGTCGAGCAGTCGCGGGCCTCGGTGAGGCTCGCCGAGGTGAACCGCGTCTACACCGTCATCACCTCGCCCGTCGACGGCGTGGTCATCTCCCGCAGCGTCGACGTGGGGCAGACCGTCGCGGCCAGCCTGTCCGCCCCCGTGCTCTTCTCGATCGCGAACGACCTCACGAAGATGCAGGTCGTCGCCAACGTGGACGAGGCGGACATCGGGTCGATCACCGGCGACTCGCGCGTCGGCTTCACCGTCGACGCCTTCCCGGGGGAGATGTTCAGCGGGGCGCTCAACCAGATCCGGCTCAATCCCCAGACGCAGCAGAACGTCGTCACGTACAGCGTCATCATCGACTTCCCCAACCCCGAGCTGAAGCTTCGCCCCGGGATGACGGCGAACACCACCTTCACCATCGCCGAGCGCGCCGACGCGCTCCGGATCCCGAACTCCTCGCTGCGGTTCTGGCCCGACGACGTGCCGCGCGAGAAGGAGCGCGAGATGCTCGCGAAGGCCGCCGGCGAGCCCGCGCCCCCGGCCGCGGTCCCGGCCGCCGGCGCCGCGGAGGGCGCAGGGGGCGGCGGCACGTGGGACGGGAAACGCGGCGCGTTCCGGCGCGGCCCCCCGGCGACGACGCCGGCGGACATCCAGGGTGGCGTCATCCGCTTCCCCGCCGGCCGGAAGTCGATCCCGCGGTCGCGCATCGTGTGGGTGCTGGCGGCCCCCGGCAAGGCGGAGCCCCGCGTCGTGAGGGTCGGCATCTCCGACGGAAGCTTCACGGAGGTGGTCGACGGCCAGCTCAAGGCGGGCGAGCCCGTCGTCATCGGCCGGAACGTCGGCCCCGAGTCCGCGCAGGCGCAGGGAAGGTCGCCGTTCGGATCGGCGATGGGCCCCATGGGCCCGCGCGGCGGAAGACCGGGCCGGTAG
- a CDS encoding ABC transporter ATP-binding protein, producing MVLLRDVHKIYRTGDLEVHALRGIHLAIGAGEFVAVVGASGSGKSTTMNIVGCLDRPTRGRYELEGHDVTDLGRDDLADIRNRRLGFVFQTFNLLSRTSALENIELPLLYAGVPSAARRRRAEESLARVGLEGRAAFMPNQLSGGQQQRVAIARALVNRPALILADEPTGALDTRNSFDVLGLFQELNADLGVTVILVTHENDIARCAKRVVSFRDGHIRSDAAVTDRIDARAQLKLLPVEEDDAAAEAPAVTSAAPVPRAPRPAEGRA from the coding sequence CTGGTTCTCCTCAGGGACGTGCACAAGATCTACCGGACGGGCGATCTCGAGGTCCACGCGCTCCGCGGCATCCATCTCGCGATCGGCGCGGGGGAGTTCGTCGCCGTCGTCGGCGCGTCGGGCTCCGGGAAATCGACGACGATGAACATCGTCGGATGCCTCGACCGGCCGACGCGCGGCCGATACGAGCTGGAAGGGCACGACGTCACCGATCTCGGACGCGACGATCTGGCCGACATCCGCAACCGCCGCCTCGGCTTCGTCTTCCAGACGTTCAACCTCCTCTCCCGCACCTCGGCTCTCGAGAACATCGAGCTGCCGCTCCTGTACGCCGGCGTCCCGTCGGCTGCGCGCCGGCGCCGCGCCGAGGAGTCGCTGGCCCGCGTCGGCCTCGAGGGGCGCGCGGCGTTCATGCCCAACCAGCTCAGCGGAGGCCAGCAGCAGCGCGTCGCGATCGCCCGCGCGCTCGTGAACCGCCCCGCGCTGATCCTCGCGGACGAGCCGACGGGAGCGCTCGACACCCGAAACTCGTTCGACGTGCTCGGCCTCTTCCAGGAGCTCAACGCGGATCTCGGCGTCACCGTCATCCTGGTGACCCACGAGAACGACATCGCGCGGTGCGCGAAGCGCGTCGTCTCGTTCCGCGACGGCCACATCCGATCCGACGCCGCCGTGACCGACCGGATCGACGCCCGCGCGCAGCTCAAGCTGCTGCCCGTCGAGGAGGACGATGCGGCGGCCGAAGCTCCCGCCGTGACCTCCGCCGCGCCCGTGCCGCGCGCCCCCCGCCCGGCGGAGGGAAGGGCCTGA
- a CDS encoding ABC transporter permease, translated as MGPGTILKLALRALGRNRVRSVLTMLGVIIGVAAVIAMVSLGAGAQAQVANEISSMGANILYVWPGSMKNMGMRMGAGSVQTLNAEDADAIQKECPAVRWVSPMVGSNVLVVYGNQNWSTRADGANEQFPDIRNWQVESGAFFTDTDVRTAARVAVLGHTVADHLFQGIDPEGQTIRVRNLPFRVLGVLSRKGQNQWGRDQDDTILVPYTTVQKKLSSSSLWVSQIMVSAVSSRAGYTAEQEIAELLRQRHRIAPGREDDFNVRNLSEMAEAAEATQKTMGLLLGSIAGVSLIVGGIGIMNIMLVSVAERTREIGIRMAVGARSRHVRLQFLSEALVLSTLGGLIGITLGILVSFSMAGGLGWPTLISKSSILVSVVFSAAVGVFFGYYPASKAAALDPIDALRYE; from the coding sequence ATGGGGCCGGGGACGATCCTCAAGCTCGCGCTCCGGGCGCTCGGCCGCAATCGCGTCCGATCGGTCCTGACGATGCTCGGCGTGATCATCGGCGTCGCGGCGGTCATCGCGATGGTCTCCCTCGGCGCCGGGGCGCAGGCGCAGGTCGCGAACGAGATCTCGTCGATGGGCGCGAACATCCTGTACGTCTGGCCCGGAAGCATGAAGAACATGGGCATGCGCATGGGCGCCGGGAGCGTCCAGACGCTCAACGCCGAGGACGCCGACGCGATCCAGAAGGAGTGCCCGGCGGTGAGGTGGGTCTCCCCGATGGTCGGGTCCAACGTGCTGGTCGTCTACGGAAACCAGAACTGGTCCACGCGGGCCGACGGCGCGAACGAGCAGTTCCCGGACATCCGGAACTGGCAGGTCGAGTCCGGGGCCTTCTTCACCGACACCGACGTGAGGACCGCGGCGCGCGTCGCGGTTCTGGGCCACACCGTCGCCGATCACCTCTTCCAGGGAATCGACCCCGAGGGGCAGACGATCCGCGTCCGGAACCTGCCGTTCCGGGTGCTCGGCGTGCTGTCGAGGAAGGGACAGAACCAGTGGGGGCGGGACCAGGACGACACGATCCTCGTCCCCTACACCACGGTCCAGAAAAAGCTCTCGTCGAGCTCGCTGTGGGTGAGCCAGATCATGGTCTCGGCCGTCTCGTCGCGCGCCGGCTACACCGCGGAGCAGGAGATCGCGGAGCTTCTCCGTCAGCGCCACCGGATCGCCCCGGGGCGCGAGGACGACTTCAACGTGCGCAACCTCTCGGAGATGGCCGAGGCCGCCGAGGCGACGCAGAAGACGATGGGGCTCCTGCTCGGGAGCATCGCCGGGGTCTCGCTCATCGTGGGGGGCATCGGCATCATGAACATCATGCTGGTGAGCGTCGCCGAGAGAACCCGCGAGATCGGCATCCGCATGGCGGTCGGCGCGCGCTCGCGCCACGTGCGTCTCCAGTTCCTGTCGGAGGCGCTGGTCCTCAGCACGCTGGGCGGCCTGATCGGGATCACCCTGGGGATCCTCGTCTCGTTCTCGATGGCGGGCGGGCTCGGGTGGCCGACGCTGATCTCGAAGTCGTCGATTCTCGTGTCGGTCGTCTTCTCGGCGGCCGTCGGCGTCTTCTTCGGCTACTACCCCGCGAGCAAGGCGGCGGCGCTCGATCCCATCGACGCGCTGCGGTACGAGTGA
- a CDS encoding EamA family transporter: MRAKTTSGTPGPPRLRLIAAFAAIYLIWGSTYLAIRVAIETIPPLLMAGCRLLSAGAILCAWARITGAARPSFRHWRAATVIGALLFLAGNGGVTWSEQHVPSGLVALIIATIPIWMALLDWLVHGGRRPGRAMILGLVLGLGGISLLVDLGGSRAAGGVDPFSVALLMLTSSCWAAGSLYSRSAPLPASPLLAVGMECLAGGALLILGGGALGEWGRFTLASVSLRSAISVAYLSLLGSVVTFTAYVWLLRVTTAARVSTYAYVNPVVALALGRVFAGEPVSPRTLAAGAIIVLAVVVITATGGGRSREPAVTPAPAEGGRGVEPGMAAPLDA, from the coding sequence ATGCGGGCCAAGACCACTTCCGGAACGCCCGGGCCGCCGCGCCTGCGGCTGATCGCGGCGTTCGCGGCCATCTACCTCATCTGGGGATCGACCTACCTCGCGATCCGCGTGGCGATCGAGACCATTCCGCCGCTGCTCATGGCGGGCTGCCGGCTCCTCAGCGCCGGGGCGATTCTGTGCGCGTGGGCCCGGATCACCGGCGCCGCGCGCCCGTCCTTCCGGCACTGGCGCGCCGCGACGGTCATCGGGGCGCTTCTCTTCCTCGCCGGCAACGGGGGGGTGACGTGGTCGGAGCAGCACGTCCCGTCGGGGCTCGTCGCCCTCATCATCGCGACCATCCCCATCTGGATGGCCCTCCTCGACTGGCTCGTGCACGGCGGCCGGCGCCCGGGGCGCGCGATGATCCTGGGGCTCGTCCTCGGCCTCGGCGGCATCTCCCTCCTCGTTGACCTCGGCGGGAGCCGTGCGGCGGGGGGCGTCGATCCCTTCAGCGTCGCGCTGCTGATGCTCACCTCGTCGTGCTGGGCGGCCGGCTCGCTGTACTCGCGGTCGGCGCCGCTGCCCGCCTCGCCGCTCCTCGCCGTCGGGATGGAGTGCCTCGCCGGCGGCGCCTTGCTGATCCTCGGCGGCGGGGCTCTCGGGGAGTGGGGGAGATTCACCCTGGCCTCCGTGTCGCTCCGCTCCGCGATCAGCGTCGCCTACCTCAGCCTTCTCGGCTCGGTCGTCACCTTCACGGCCTACGTGTGGCTGCTCAGGGTGACGACGGCGGCCCGGGTTTCGACGTACGCGTACGTGAACCCCGTCGTCGCCCTCGCGCTCGGCCGGGTCTTCGCGGGGGAGCCGGTCTCGCCGCGCACGCTCGCCGCGGGGGCGATCATCGTCCTCGCGGTCGTCGTGATCACCGCCACGGGCGGCGGGAGGAGCCGCGAGCCCGCCGTGACGCCGGCGCCGGCCGAGGGGGGCCGGGGCGTCGAGCCCGGGATGGCGGCGCCGCTCGACGCCTGA
- a CDS encoding TPM domain-containing protein: protein MRRRNHRPPAGTLRYGAVALSIGAALAGLPTLAAVAVPPRPAGSVYDGARVVSAPDAAALETLSRELWEKGKVALVVATLKDLGGSPLEEVTRTISREWGIGGKENRGVLLLAAIGDRRLRIEAGYGVEGYLTDGTCGEIIDEEVLPRFRAGDVSGGLRAGAERIAALSAREFGFQITGLRPASRAGRRSGSPTLGLIVAALFALVFFFRALALGRGNLMTGLLLLLAARSSRGYRRGGGFGSGGFSSGGFGGGGFGGFGGGSFGGGGASRGW, encoded by the coding sequence GTGAGACGCCGAAACCACCGTCCTCCCGCCGGGACCCTGAGGTACGGCGCGGTCGCCCTCTCGATCGGCGCCGCGCTCGCGGGGCTCCCGACGCTCGCCGCCGTCGCCGTCCCGCCGCGCCCAGCCGGGAGCGTCTACGACGGCGCGCGCGTCGTGAGCGCGCCGGACGCCGCCGCGCTCGAGACGCTGAGCCGTGAGCTCTGGGAGAAGGGGAAGGTCGCGCTCGTCGTCGCTACTCTCAAAGACCTCGGCGGCTCCCCTCTCGAGGAGGTCACTCGCACAATCTCCAGGGAATGGGGGATCGGCGGGAAGGAGAACCGGGGCGTGCTGCTGCTCGCCGCCATCGGCGATCGCAGGCTGCGGATCGAGGCGGGGTACGGCGTCGAGGGGTACCTGACCGACGGAACCTGCGGCGAGATCATCGACGAGGAGGTGCTGCCGAGGTTTCGCGCCGGGGACGTCTCCGGTGGCCTGCGCGCGGGCGCCGAGCGGATCGCGGCTCTCTCCGCGCGCGAGTTCGGATTCCAGATCACCGGCCTCAGGCCGGCGTCGCGGGCGGGTCGACGCTCCGGCTCCCCGACGCTCGGGCTGATTGTGGCAGCGCTCTTCGCGCTGGTCTTCTTCTTCCGCGCGCTCGCCCTGGGCCGCGGCAACCTGATGACGGGCCTCCTCCTCCTGCTCGCGGCGCGATCGTCTCGGGGCTACCGGCGCGGCGGGGGCTTCGGCTCGGGGGGGTTCAGCTCCGGCGGCTTCGGGGGGGGCGGCTTCGGTGGGTTCGGAGGCGGATCGTTCGGGGGCGGCGGGGCGTCCCGCGGCTGGTGA
- a CDS encoding nucleotidyltransferase domain-containing protein encodes MATALESKLDALIANLRAALHGDLVSVVLYGSAARDEHAGEASNLNLLVVVTDDAPERLLAAAGPQKRWTKDGNPPLLFVTPRWIHDSTDVFPMEFLDMLDHRKILSGADPLAGVAVSRANLRLQCEREARSILLKLRAAWLEASGDSRALHDLVTSSLGPVMALVRGSLRLAGEPVPSRTSDVLLALARRFDLDAAPFAAAVAVKGAGPKRDSERLRLVFLRYFEGVERLGRALDALRTEPGPG; translated from the coding sequence ATGGCGACAGCTCTGGAATCGAAGCTCGACGCGCTCATCGCGAACCTTCGCGCCGCGCTGCACGGCGATCTCGTGTCGGTGGTCCTCTACGGCTCGGCGGCGCGCGACGAGCACGCCGGCGAGGCGTCGAACCTGAACTTGCTGGTGGTGGTGACGGACGACGCGCCGGAGCGCCTCCTCGCGGCCGCGGGCCCCCAGAAGCGCTGGACGAAGGACGGGAACCCGCCGCTCCTCTTCGTGACGCCGCGCTGGATCCACGACTCGACCGACGTCTTCCCGATGGAGTTCCTGGACATGCTGGATCACCGGAAGATCCTCTCGGGGGCGGACCCCCTCGCCGGCGTCGCGGTCTCCCGGGCGAACCTGCGGCTCCAATGCGAGCGCGAGGCGCGCTCCATCCTTCTCAAGCTTCGCGCGGCGTGGCTCGAGGCGAGCGGCGACTCCCGCGCCCTCCACGATCTCGTAACCTCGAGCCTCGGTCCGGTCATGGCCCTGGTGCGGGGATCGCTGCGCCTCGCCGGCGAGCCGGTGCCGTCCCGGACCTCGGACGTCCTCCTGGCGCTGGCGCGCCGGTTCGACCTCGACGCGGCCCCGTTCGCCGCGGCCGTCGCGGTGAAGGGGGCGGGACCGAAGCGGGATTCCGAGCGGTTGAGGCTCGTCTTTCTCCGATACTTCGAGGGAGTGGAGCGCCTCGGGCGCGCTCTCGACGCGCTCAGGACGGAGCCCGGCCCGGGCTGA
- a CDS encoding LemA family protein, which yields MENHRMLKKGCAILAALGLIALVLAGWVVSKYNGLVTLNEESDKGWAQVQNVLQRRADLIPNLVETVKGYAAHEKEIFEQVAAARSRLAGATTPADAATANAAMSSALSRLLAIAEAYPDLKANANFIRLQDELAGTENRIATERRDFNEIVRNYNVALKRFPVNVIAGAFGFKERDYFEAAAGAQEVPKVKF from the coding sequence ATGGAGAACCACCGGATGCTGAAAAAAGGTTGCGCCATTCTCGCCGCTCTCGGCCTCATCGCGCTCGTGCTGGCCGGCTGGGTCGTCTCGAAATACAACGGCCTCGTGACCCTCAACGAGGAGAGCGATAAGGGATGGGCCCAGGTCCAGAACGTCCTCCAGCGACGCGCCGACCTGATCCCGAACCTCGTCGAGACCGTGAAGGGGTACGCCGCCCACGAGAAGGAGATCTTCGAGCAGGTCGCCGCGGCCCGCTCCCGCCTCGCCGGAGCCACGACCCCCGCCGACGCCGCCACGGCGAACGCCGCGATGTCGTCGGCTCTCTCGCGCCTCCTCGCCATTGCCGAGGCCTACCCGGATCTGAAGGCGAACGCCAACTTCATCCGGCTCCAGGACGAGCTGGCGGGGACGGAGAACCGCATCGCCACCGAGCGGCGCGACTTCAACGAGATCGTGCGGAACTACAATGTGGCGCTGAAACGGTTTCCCGTGAACGTCATCGCCGGCGCGTTCGGCTTCAAGGAGCGCGACTACTTCGAGGCGGCTGCCGGGGCTCAGGAGGTCCCGAAGGTGAAGTTCTGA
- a CDS encoding YtxH domain-containing protein, whose product MSDDRGHSELTLALVFLAGALVGAGVALLVAPQSGAETREKVADWAKRAQEKAREAAAGIQSAARGES is encoded by the coding sequence ATGAGTGACGATCGCGGGCACTCGGAGCTGACGCTGGCGCTCGTCTTCCTGGCGGGCGCGCTCGTCGGCGCGGGGGTGGCGCTGCTGGTCGCCCCGCAGTCCGGCGCCGAGACGAGGGAGAAGGTCGCGGACTGGGCGAAGCGCGCCCAGGAGAAGGCGCGGGAAGCGGCCGCGGGGATCCAGAGCGCCGCGCGCGGCGAGTCCTAG
- a CDS encoding PAS domain S-box protein, translating into MPESASMEQTVRAALEGLGAGAGACLLRRSGSELVPDAFFGRDPSPGSAAIRLSAVTHASRIGSAAPPSLAADGDLEAFRPIVGPLASWAVFSSLSTPSPRGGHDRYALVWGEGPPPGAPLTDFLRSALEEMAGARPDGTRDDSGELPADPAARAFDASSHGLILATRDGLIRRINRAAARAAGPEVRLAPGDRLAERLPAPACERLAALMESAQAGAAATEEIDLAADGDAPRPIHVGVDLLDLPHEPVFLLSLRELTERDRLVEHLRREKDFTRSLLEAANACVLGLDLQGRTILFNKVFQDLTGCRLADVLGREAIELLVPEPSRPSWREAHLLALSGGKVEDWDFAVVTRGGAPRVLSLSAGRIHDSAGACRGVLWTGRDVTDERRRALDLRTREETTSRSLSQLKEFSRISSMILQEKDLDSVCKMFVDAVSTVSTFHRAILTLCDDDFRGYEWYFAGLAQEDIDTFHRNKMTNRERITIFQEKYRLGNSYYIPHSEGWHYEGVRSSGGPAEMVDWHPDDFLFIPLYGTNHKIVGIVSVDDPEDGRRPSAESISPLELFANQVAHSIEEKKLDQEVRQTTERYRALVETMYDGVLTVDLRERIVFANPAFGQLVGQPEMLISGRSLGSLLEPEDLATFRAQAALQEGGRAARFEIRIRAGDGELIPVHVSASPFREESALLGCFAIVRDLREQKKAESDRKAMQQQLMQAEKLSALGELISGIAHELNNPLTGVMGYSQMLLGSSVSAEAKGNLEKIHREAVRCQKIVQNLLTFARRRAPERKMLDVNALVEATLELREYQLKVDGVEIVKELAEGLPKTLGDFHQLQQVFVNIINNAHHAMQDAGRPGRLTMRTERVGEAIRVSIKDNGPGIADGHLSKIFDPFSTTKEIGKGTGLGLSLSYGIVREHEGRIDVKSLPGDGAEFQVELPVKNGTSIVEEEAAQEAVPQAVGSRHILVVDDEETILDLLESVLEMSGHHVERAQNGRQALEKVSVTDFDIIISDVKMPDMGGQKLYECIAERKPHLKKRVIFSTGDTVNPVTQELFQRTGNHYLAKPFRLEEVDALIALVVDETRNDAGPSTS; encoded by the coding sequence ATGCCTGAATCGGCGTCGATGGAGCAGACCGTGCGCGCGGCGCTCGAAGGTCTGGGCGCGGGCGCCGGGGCCTGCCTGCTTCGGCGATCCGGGTCCGAGCTCGTCCCCGACGCCTTCTTCGGCCGCGATCCCTCCCCGGGCAGCGCGGCGATTCGTCTCTCCGCCGTCACCCACGCCTCCCGCATCGGGTCGGCCGCGCCGCCCTCGCTCGCAGCCGACGGCGATCTCGAGGCCTTCCGCCCGATCGTCGGTCCCCTCGCCTCTTGGGCCGTGTTCAGCTCGCTCTCGACTCCGTCCCCCCGGGGCGGCCATGACCGCTACGCGCTCGTGTGGGGAGAGGGCCCGCCGCCGGGCGCGCCGCTGACGGACTTCCTCCGGTCGGCGCTCGAGGAGATGGCGGGGGCCCGGCCCGACGGGACGCGGGACGATTCGGGAGAGCTTCCCGCCGATCCGGCCGCCCGGGCGTTCGACGCGAGCAGTCACGGGTTGATCCTCGCGACCCGCGACGGTCTCATCCGGAGAATCAATCGAGCCGCCGCGCGGGCCGCCGGCCCGGAGGTGCGCCTCGCGCCGGGAGACCGGCTGGCCGAGCGGCTTCCGGCTCCGGCCTGCGAGCGTCTCGCGGCCCTCATGGAGTCGGCGCAGGCGGGCGCCGCGGCGACCGAGGAGATCGATCTCGCCGCGGACGGCGACGCGCCGAGACCCATCCACGTCGGCGTCGACCTCCTGGATCTCCCCCACGAGCCCGTCTTCCTCCTGTCGCTCCGGGAGCTGACGGAGCGCGACCGCCTCGTCGAGCACCTCCGCCGGGAGAAGGATTTCACGCGCAGCCTCCTCGAGGCGGCGAACGCCTGCGTGCTCGGCCTCGATCTCCAGGGGCGCACGATTCTCTTCAACAAGGTCTTCCAGGATCTGACGGGATGCCGGCTCGCCGACGTCCTCGGCCGGGAGGCTATCGAGCTGCTCGTGCCCGAGCCGAGCCGCCCGTCCTGGCGCGAGGCGCACCTTCTCGCCCTCTCGGGAGGCAAGGTCGAGGACTGGGACTTCGCCGTGGTCACGCGCGGAGGCGCGCCGCGCGTGCTGAGCCTGAGCGCCGGCCGCATCCACGACTCGGCGGGTGCGTGCCGCGGCGTCCTCTGGACGGGGCGCGACGTCACCGACGAGAGACGCCGGGCCCTGGATCTGCGGACGCGGGAGGAGACGACCAGCCGTTCCCTGAGCCAGCTGAAGGAGTTCAGCCGGATCAGCAGCATGATCCTCCAGGAGAAGGATCTCGACAGCGTGTGCAAGATGTTCGTCGACGCCGTCAGCACCGTGAGCACGTTCCACCGCGCCATCCTGACCCTGTGCGACGACGACTTCCGCGGCTACGAGTGGTACTTCGCCGGCCTGGCCCAGGAGGACATCGACACGTTCCACCGGAACAAGATGACGAACCGGGAGCGGATCACGATCTTCCAGGAGAAGTACCGCCTGGGGAACTCGTACTACATCCCCCACAGCGAGGGGTGGCACTACGAGGGAGTGCGGAGCAGCGGCGGTCCGGCCGAGATGGTCGACTGGCATCCCGACGACTTCCTCTTCATTCCACTGTACGGAACGAACCACAAAATCGTCGGCATCGTGTCGGTCGACGACCCGGAGGACGGCCGGCGCCCGAGCGCCGAGTCGATCTCGCCGCTGGAGCTGTTCGCGAACCAGGTCGCGCACTCCATCGAGGAGAAGAAGCTCGATCAGGAGGTGCGCCAGACGACCGAGCGGTACCGCGCGCTGGTCGAGACGATGTACGACGGCGTCCTCACGGTCGATCTCCGCGAGCGGATCGTCTTCGCCAACCCGGCCTTCGGGCAGCTCGTCGGACAGCCGGAGATGCTGATCAGCGGGCGATCCCTCGGATCGCTGCTCGAGCCCGAGGACCTCGCGACGTTCCGCGCCCAGGCGGCCCTCCAGGAGGGCGGGCGCGCGGCGCGGTTCGAGATTCGCATCCGCGCGGGCGACGGGGAGCTGATCCCGGTTCACGTCTCCGCGAGCCCGTTCCGCGAGGAGAGCGCGCTCCTCGGCTGCTTCGCGATCGTGCGCGACCTGCGCGAGCAGAAGAAGGCCGAGTCGGATCGCAAGGCGATGCAGCAGCAGCTCATGCAGGCGGAGAAGCTCTCCGCGCTCGGCGAGCTCATCTCCGGCATCGCCCACGAGCTGAACAACCCGCTCACCGGCGTGATGGGGTACTCGCAGATGCTCCTCGGCTCCAGCGTCTCGGCGGAGGCGAAGGGAAACCTCGAGAAGATCCACCGCGAGGCGGTGCGGTGCCAGAAGATCGTCCAGAACCTCCTGACCTTCGCCCGCCGGCGCGCGCCGGAGCGGAAGATGCTCGACGTCAACGCGCTCGTGGAGGCGACGCTCGAGCTGCGCGAGTATCAGCTCAAGGTGGACGGCGTCGAGATCGTGAAGGAGCTCGCGGAGGGGCTTCCGAAGACGCTCGGCGACTTCCACCAGCTCCAGCAGGTCTTCGTCAACATCATCAACAACGCGCATCACGCGATGCAGGACGCGGGGCGTCCGGGCCGGCTCACGATGCGGACCGAGAGGGTCGGGGAAGCGATCCGCGTCTCGATCAAGGACAACGGCCCGGGCATTGCCGACGGTCATCTGTCCAAGATCTTCGATCCCTTCTCCACGACCAAGGAGATCGGGAAGGGAACCGGGCTGGGGCTGAGCCTCTCGTACGGGATCGTCCGCGAGCACGAGGGTCGCATCGACGTGAAGAGCCTCCCGGGCGACGGGGCCGAATTCCAGGTGGAGCTGCCGGTGAAAAACGGGACGTCGATCGTGGAGGAAGAAGCGGCGCAGGAGGCCGTTCCTCAGGCGGTCGGAAGCAGGCACATCCTCGTGGTCGACGACGAGGAGACGATCCTGGATCTCCTCGAATCCGTCCTCGAGATGTCCGGGCACCACGTGGAGCGCGCCCAGAACGGGCGCCAGGCCCTCGAGAAGGTCAGTGTCACCGACTTCGACATCATCATCTCGGACGTGAAGATGCCCGACATGGGAGGACAGAAGCTCTACGAGTGCATCGCGGAGCGCAAGCCGCACCTCAAGAAGCGGGTCATCTTCTCGACGGGGGACACGGTCAACCCCGTCACGCAGGAGCTCTTCCAGCGCACCGGCAACCACTATCTCGCGAAGCCGTTTCGCCTCGAGGAGGTCGACGCGCTCATCGCCCTGGTCGTCGACGAGACCCGGAACGACGCGGGGCCTTCCACTTCCTGA